In a genomic window of Hippoglossus stenolepis isolate QCI-W04-F060 chromosome 17, HSTE1.2, whole genome shotgun sequence:
- the LOC124855038 gene encoding coagulation factor XI-like translates to MLEATSSDLGGAATPCMDSPADNNPNPTNSEELGLVSAVPMIGCINVATAPWPVCSCRDTSFCCSCFSVILFSSVAKNKKMGTCWILLGLLSICSLCFSQDCAQELIENVDFPGSDITTLCSPDARHCQQLCTEHPSCLFFTFLRHDWTKDKRNFYCYLKSTPSKKPNVRTPLQGVTSGFSLKYCNPELQPTCRSPLYQNMAFPGANYKSLFTSSDEECQRVCSQDPHCRFFTFVNGVFKPGTIRYKCHLKHSWSVPRTPVIKREVGAVSGFSHKLQITPYSKPVCQGKLLLNTDIRGRDIENLPAASAEHCQALCTDKPRCTYFSYTSRNFRCCLKGNPSVLVTRTKVGVTSGIPVHFCRMDDSWLQVSHEGVSFQGSDLRFELMHDPDTCQRTCTTDPLCQFYTYFNESYSNSAFRGRCYLKRVITAPAPPRVKNWNNFVSGFSQKNCV, encoded by the exons ATGCTGGAAGCCACCTCTTCTGATTTGGGAGGAGCAGCCACACCCTGCATGGACTCACCAGCTGACAACAATCCCAACCCAACCAACTCAGAGGAGCTGGGTTTGGTTTCAGCCGTCCCGATG ATCGGATGTATAAATGTTGCAACGGCCCCTTGGCCTGTGTGCAGTTGCAGAGACACCTCCTTTTGCTGCAGTTGCTTTTCAGTGatcttattttcctctgtggcgAAAAACAAGAAGATGGGAACCTGTTGGATTTTGCTGGGTCTGCTctccatctgcagcctctgctttAGTCAAG ATTGCGCTCAAGAGTTAATCGAGAATGTGGATTTCCCGGGATCAGATATAACCACTCTCTGCTCTCCGGATGCAAGGCACTGTCAGCAGCTGTGCACCGAGCACCCCTCCTGTCTCTTCTTTACCTTTCTTCGACATGACTGGACCAAAGATAAGAG gaacTTCTACTGCTACCTCAAGTCCACTCCCTCTAAAAAGCCCAACGTCCGGACTCCACTACAGGGTGTCACTTCGGGCTTTTCTCTCAAATACTGCAACCCAGAGCTGC AACCAACTTGTCGGTCTCCGCTGTACCAGAACATGGCCTTCCCGGGGGCAAACTACAAATCGTTGTTCACGTCCAGTGATGAAGAGTGCCAGAGGGTCTGCTCGCAGGACCCTCACTGtcgtttttttacttttgtaaatggCGTCTTCAAACCAGGGACCATAAG ATACAAATGTCACCTTAAACACAGCTGGTCGGTACCGAGGACTCCTGTTATAAAGAGAGAGGTTGGGGCAGTATCTGGATTCTCCCACAAACTGCAAATAACTCCATACTCTAAACCAG tttgccAGGGAAAGCTTCTCTTAAACACTGACATCCGAGGACGCGACATTGAAAATCTGCCCGCCGCCTCTGCTGAACACTGTCAGGCTCTGTGCACTGATAAACCACgctgtacatatttctcttatACCAG TCGTAACTTCCGATGTTGCCTGAAGGGAAATCCATCTGTATTGGTGACCAGAACCAAAGTGGGAGTCACATCTGGGATACCGGTGCACTTCTGCCGGATGGATGACA GTTGGCTTCAAGTGTCTCATGAAGGAGTCAGTTTCCAAGGTTCTGACCTTCGCTTTGAGTTGATGCATGATCCAGACACGTGTCAGAGGACCTGTACTACAGATCCTCTTTGCCAGTTCTACACCTACTTCAATGAATCCTACTCCAACTCTGCTTTCAG GGGCCGCTGTTATCTCAAGCGTGTCATCACAGCACCTGCTCCTCCAAGAGTTAAAAATTGGAATAATTTCGTGTCCGGATTCTCCCAGAAGAACTGTgtgtag
- the LOC124855030 gene encoding coagulation factor XI-like, whose product MYKCCNGPLACVQLQRHLLLLQLFFSDLIFLCGENKKMGTCLILLGLLSICSLCFSKECAQELIENVDFPGSDITFLYSPDARHCQQLCTEHPSCLFFTFVRHDWTRDNRNFYCYLKSTPSLKPNVRTPLQGVTSGFSLKNCHSELQPPCQSQLYQNVDFPWADYKTLFTSSAEECQRVCTQDPHCRFFAFLNGVFKTETVRYKCYLKHSWSVPRTPVIKREVGAVSGFSHKLQITPYFKPVCQGKLLLNTDIPGHDIDKLPAASAEHCQALCTDNPRCTYFSYISDNFQCYLKGNPSVMVTRTKVGITSGIPVHFCQMDDSWLQVSHEGVSFQGSDLRFELMHDPDTCQKTCSTDPLCQFYTYFKECYSNSAFRGRCYLKRVITAPAPIKVIKLNNIVSGFSLKNCV is encoded by the exons ATGTATAAATGTTGCAACGGCCCATTGGCCTGTGTGCAGTTGCAGAGACACCTCCTTTtgctgcagttgtttttcagtGATCTTATTTTCCTTTGTGGCGAAAACAAGAAGATGGGAACCTGTTTGATTTTACTGGGTCTGCTCTCtatctgcagcctctgctttAGTAAAG AATGCGCTCAAGAGTTAATCGAGAATGTGGATTTCCCGGGATCAGATATAACATTTCTCTACTCTCCGGATGCAAGGCACTGTCAGCAGCTGTGCACCGAGCACCCCTCCTGTCTCTTCTTTACCTTTGTTCGACATGACTGGACCAGAGATAACAG gaacTTCTACTGCTACCTCAAGTCCACTCCCTCTCTAAAGCCCAACGTCCGGACTCCACTACAGGGTGTCACTTCGGGCTTTTCTCTCAAAAACTGCCACTCAGAGCTGC AACCACcttgtcagtctcagctgtacCAGAACGTGGACTTCCCGTGGGCAGACTACAAAACGTTGTTCACGTCCAGTGCTGAAGAGTGTCAGAGGGTCTGCACACAGGACCCTCACTGTCGGTTTTTTGCTTTTCTAAATGGCGTCTTCAAAACAGAGACCGTAAG ATACAAATGTTACCTTAAACACAGCTGGTCGGTACCGAGGACTCCTGTTATAAAGAGAGAGGTTGGGGCAGTATCTGGATTCTCCCACAAACTGCAAATAACTCCATACTTTAAACCAG tttgccAGGGAAAGCTTCTCTTAAACACTGACATCCCAGGACACGACATTGACAAGCTGCCCGCCGCCTCTGCTGAACACTGTCAGGCTCTGTGCACTGATAATCCACgctgtacatatttctcttatATCAG TGATAACTTCCAATGTTACTTGAAGGGAAATCCATCTGTAATGGTGACCAGAACCAAAGTGGGAATCACATCTGGGATACCGGTGCACTTCTGCCAGATGGATGACA GTTGGCTTCAAGTGTCTCATGAAGGAGTCAGTTTCCAAGGTTCTGACCTTCGCTTTGAGTTGATGCATGATCCAGACACGTGTCAGAAGACCTGTAGTACAGATCCTCTTTGCCAGTTCTACACCTACTTCAAGGAATGCTACTCCAACTCTGCTTTCAG GGGCCGCTGTTATCTCAAACGTGTCATCACAGCACCTGCTCCTATCAAAGTTATTAAATTGAATAATATCGTGTCCGGATTCTCCCTGAAGAACTGTgtgtag